A genomic segment from uncultured Methanobrevibacter sp. encodes:
- a CDS encoding homoserine O-acetyltransferase has translation MKQNTVGRVITKYFSIEEDLKLSSGKTLSNVELAYETYGELNSAKSNAILVCHALTGDAHAAGKYTGNKNEKPGWWEMVIGPGKALDTDKYFVICSNVLGGCKGSTGPASINPVTEKKYALDFPIITIEDMVHAQKKLIEHLGIDKLYAVIGGSMGGMQALQWTVSYPNMMKKASIIATTARSSPQQIAFNEVGRQSIILDNNWNKGNYYDQEYAPRSGLAVARMIGHITYLSDASMYQKFGRDLQDKTELSYDFTVDFEVESYLHHQGETFVRRFDANSYLYITKAVDYFDLAVDGNLAEGLKDVEAKIQVIAVDSDWLYPVDQSKDLLAALQTNDVDVIYNEVKSDYGHDAFLLENGQMNFLLSNFLSEHNVGDVMKTEVPTICIDSTVKEAAIIMFDNEITHLPVVNDDKTLAGIVTAWDLSKSIVEDCSELREVMTKDVRTCKSTDEIEDIARLMKKYNISCLPVVDGDDLKGLITTDRISHLISNY, from the coding sequence ATGAAACAAAATACTGTTGGTAGAGTTATAACAAAATACTTCTCTATTGAAGAGGATTTGAAGTTAAGCTCTGGCAAGACCCTTAGCAATGTAGAACTTGCTTATGAAACTTATGGTGAATTGAATTCCGCTAAATCAAATGCTATTTTAGTCTGCCATGCACTTACTGGAGATGCACATGCTGCAGGTAAGTACACTGGCAACAAGAATGAGAAGCCAGGATGGTGGGAGATGGTTATTGGTCCTGGAAAGGCATTAGATACAGATAAATACTTTGTAATCTGTTCAAATGTTTTAGGTGGATGTAAAGGTTCAACCGGTCCTGCATCAATCAACCCTGTAACCGAAAAGAAATATGCGCTTGACTTCCCAATAATCACCATTGAAGATATGGTTCATGCACAGAAAAAGCTTATAGAACATTTAGGCATAGACAAATTATATGCAGTTATTGGAGGTTCTATGGGTGGAATGCAGGCTTTGCAATGGACTGTCTCTTATCCTAATATGATGAAAAAGGCAAGTATAATTGCTACAACTGCAAGGTCTTCCCCTCAGCAAATCGCTTTTAATGAGGTAGGTAGGCAATCCATTATTCTAGACAATAACTGGAATAAGGGAAATTACTATGATCAGGAATATGCTCCAAGATCAGGTCTTGCAGTGGCACGTATGATAGGACACATCACATATCTCAGTGATGCTTCAATGTATCAGAAGTTTGGAAGAGACTTGCAGGACAAGACAGAACTCAGTTATGACTTCACTGTTGATTTTGAGGTTGAAAGTTACTTGCACCACCAAGGTGAGACTTTTGTAAGACGCTTTGATGCTAATTCCTATTTATACATTACAAAAGCAGTTGATTACTTTGATTTGGCAGTAGACGGTAACTTGGCTGAAGGTTTAAAGGATGTTGAGGCTAAGATACAGGTCATTGCTGTAGATTCTGATTGGTTATATCCTGTAGACCAGTCTAAAGACCTTTTGGCTGCACTTCAAACCAATGATGTGGATGTAATCTATAATGAAGTCAAGTCTGACTATGGTCACGATGCATTCTTGCTTGAAAACGGTCAAATGAACTTCCTTTTATCTAATTTCCTATCTGAGCATAATGTTGGAGATGTTATGAAAACAGAAGTTCCTACAATTTGCATTGATTCAACCGTTAAGGAAGCTGCAATTATCATGTTTGACAATGAGATCACTCATTTGCCTGTTGTAAACGATGATAAGACTTTAGCAGGAATCGTTACTGCATGGGACTTGTCCAAATCCATTGTAGAGGATTGCAGTGAATTGAGAGAAGTAATGACTAAGGATGTCAGAACCTGTAAATCAACAGATGAGATTGAGGATATCGCAAGATTGATGAAGAAATACAATATTTCATGCTTGCCTGTTGTTGATGGAGATGACTTAAAAGGTCTCATTACAACTGATAGGATATCACATCTTATTTCTAACTACTAA
- a CDS encoding DUF3800 domain-containing protein has protein sequence MDYIYIDESGDLGEDSKYFIISAIISSNKTDLERIINKINRIFKKQLRNSNEIKGNNTPNYIIKKILKRLENIDYEAVIIVFNKENKDKIKYSNNNELYDIIASELAKMITIKQKTSIIIDKSKTKHSDIKLFDKYFIENLNNNLNFPIEISHLSSTNSKGLQIIDIISWSYFQNYEKNNEEFIKLIKNSNVKILFER, from the coding sequence ATGGATTATATTTATATTGATGAAAGCGGGGATCTAGGGGAAGATTCAAAGTATTTTATTATTTCTGCAATAATTTCATCCAATAAAACCGATTTAGAAAGGATAATCAATAAAATTAATAGAATATTTAAAAAACAACTACGTAATTCTAATGAAATTAAAGGAAATAATACGCCTAATTATATTATTAAAAAAATTTTAAAAAGACTTGAAAATATTGACTATGAAGCCGTGATAATAGTATTTAATAAAGAAAATAAAGATAAAATTAAATATTCAAATAATAATGAATTATATGATATAATTGCATCAGAATTGGCTAAAATGATTACTATTAAGCAAAAGACCAGCATTATAATCGATAAATCAAAAACTAAACATAGTGATATTAAACTTTTTGACAAGTATTTTATTGAAAACTTAAATAATAACTTAAATTTTCCTATTGAAATTTCTCATCTTTCATCAACTAATTCAAAAGGATTACAAATTATTGATATAATTTCATGGTCTTATTTTCAAAATTATGAAAAAAACAATGAAGAATTTATAAAATTAATTAAAAATAGTAATGTGAAAATTTTATTTGAAAGATAA
- the rnc gene encoding ribonuclease III: MKLLEKFNIVPNNEDLYVIAFTHSSYSAKHDLDYDYERLEFLGDSVLNMLTSEFLQNMHPSFSEGKLTKLRANYVCQNALIVYSHENNLDKCIRLNLEDNALTDNEVISITADVFESFLGAIYLDQGIDKAKEFLEKTVFPYIEKKTIFFYDYKSTIKEYGDAEGVEVSYELLEEHGAPHDKTFVMRILIDGVDYGHGVGKSKKDAEQLAACKAIDKLKIEK, encoded by the coding sequence ATGAAATTATTGGAAAAGTTTAATATTGTACCTAATAACGAAGATTTATATGTAATTGCATTTACTCATTCTTCATACAGTGCCAAACATGACTTGGATTATGATTATGAAAGACTTGAGTTTCTTGGAGATTCCGTTTTGAATATGCTCACTTCAGAATTCCTCCAGAATATGCATCCTAGTTTTAGTGAAGGGAAATTGACTAAGCTTCGAGCTAATTATGTCTGTCAGAACGCTTTGATTGTATATTCCCATGAAAATAACTTGGATAAATGCATCAGATTGAACCTGGAAGACAATGCGCTCACTGACAATGAGGTAATTTCAATAACTGCCGACGTTTTTGAGTCTTTTTTAGGAGCCATTTATCTTGATCAAGGAATAGACAAGGCGAAGGAATTCCTGGAAAAAACAGTTTTCCCATATATTGAGAAAAAAACCATATTCTTCTATGATTACAAATCCACTATCAAGGAGTATGGAGATGCTGAAGGTGTAGAGGTTAGCTATGAATTGCTTGAAGAGCATGGTGCACCACATGACAAGACATTCGTAATGAGGATCTTGATTGATGGCGTTGATTACGGTCATGGTGTGGGTAAAAGCAAAAAAGATGCAGAGCAATTGGCTGCATGTAAAGCTATTGATAAGCTAAAAATAGAAAAATAA
- a CDS encoding 50S ribosomal protein L37e: MKGTPSMGKKNKKTHIRCRRCGKNSYHVRKKVCASCGFGKSSKIRRYSWQNKKPTTRQRLV; encoded by the coding sequence GTGAAAGGAACTCCATCAATGGGTAAAAAGAATAAAAAGACCCATATTAGATGTAGAAGATGTGGTAAAAACTCATACCACGTACGTAAGAAAGTTTGTGCTTCTTGTGGATTCGGTAAATCCAGTAAAATAAGAAGATACAGTTGGCAAAACAAAAAACCTACCACTCGTCAAAGATTAGTATAG
- a CDS encoding sodium-dependent transporter, with product MSEKLEWDSSLSFIFAMIGAAVGLGNIWRFSYVLYSNGGGSFFIPYFTAIAIMGIPFLILEYGVGFSFKESFSKILKDINERFEYIAWALVLFVFIVTIYYMVILSWDMVYLLSSFTFSWGADTAAYFTTTVGGSSDLASAGFLLVPTTICVILMWIVLWYISHKDVDKGIGKVSKVLIPSLFVIMGIIVFYALTLPGHMIGVDALLRPRWSMLLDINIWLAAFAQIIFSLSMGQAIALTYASYLPKASKLTDNVLIVVASNSLFEIFTAFGVFSILGYMSLHSGMAMTKLVTEGTGLVFVVFPMIFNIMGPIGRILAPLLFLAILFAGITSALGFFEPMLSSTSAKFNLGRKKTAAILSIVGCAFSVLLTTGISSYLVGIIDSFVNQFGILLLIGVQCVIFAWFYKLDDLVPVLNENGHLKVGKIWKFIIKYLLPFVLFAMWIYGMYDLFMSAAAFELIVDSIIMVAVLAFSIILTRLSPREDES from the coding sequence ATGAGTGAAAAATTAGAGTGGGATAGTTCCCTATCATTTATATTTGCTATGATTGGAGCTGCCGTTGGTCTTGGAAACATTTGGAGATTCAGTTATGTATTGTATTCCAACGGTGGAGGATCATTCTTTATTCCTTATTTCACTGCTATAGCAATTATGGGAATCCCTTTTTTAATACTTGAATATGGTGTGGGATTCAGTTTTAAGGAATCCTTTTCGAAGATTTTAAAGGATATCAATGAGCGGTTCGAGTATATAGCTTGGGCTCTTGTTCTCTTTGTTTTCATTGTTACAATTTATTATATGGTTATCCTGAGTTGGGATATGGTATATCTTCTAAGCAGTTTCACATTCAGTTGGGGTGCTGATACAGCAGCTTACTTCACAACCACTGTAGGTGGAAGCTCTGATTTGGCTAGTGCAGGATTCTTGCTTGTCCCTACAACCATTTGTGTAATCCTGATGTGGATTGTTTTATGGTACATTTCACATAAGGATGTTGACAAAGGTATCGGTAAGGTTTCAAAAGTCTTGATTCCATCCTTATTTGTCATAATGGGAATAATTGTTTTTTATGCATTGACATTGCCTGGACATATGATAGGTGTTGATGCTCTTTTAAGGCCAAGATGGTCAATGCTTTTGGATATCAATATTTGGCTAGCGGCATTTGCTCAAATTATTTTCTCTTTAAGTATGGGTCAGGCAATCGCTTTGACTTATGCAAGCTACTTGCCAAAGGCTTCAAAATTAACAGACAATGTGCTTATTGTAGTTGCTTCAAACTCCTTGTTTGAGATATTCACTGCATTTGGTGTATTCTCAATTCTTGGTTACATGTCACTCCATTCAGGTATGGCAATGACCAAATTGGTTACTGAAGGAACTGGGCTTGTATTTGTTGTTTTCCCAATGATCTTTAATATCATGGGTCCAATCGGTAGGATTTTAGCACCATTGCTGTTCTTGGCTATTTTATTTGCAGGAATAACCTCTGCATTAGGATTCTTTGAACCAATGCTCTCTTCTACAAGCGCTAAGTTTAATTTAGGCAGAAAAAAGACTGCAGCTATTCTTTCAATAGTTGGATGTGCATTTTCAGTCCTCTTGACTACTGGAATCAGCAGTTATCTTGTTGGAATCATTGACTCATTTGTAAACCAATTCGGTATCCTTCTATTGATTGGAGTCCAATGTGTAATATTCGCTTGGTTCTATAAGCTTGATGATTTGGTTCCTGTATTGAATGAGAATGGACACTTGAAAGTAGGCAAAATCTGGAAATTCATAATCAAGTACCTATTGCCTTTTGTTCTCTTTGCAATGTGGATTTACGGTATGTATGATCTTTTCATGAGTGCAGCGGCATTCGAGTTGATTGTTGATTCAATCATTATGGTGGCTGTTTTAGCATTCAGTATCATTTTAACTAGATTAAGCCCAAGAGAAGATGAAAGTTAG